The Labrenzia sp. CE80 genome window below encodes:
- a CDS encoding EAL domain-containing protein → MPSMKHLLERGRSALGRVFVRSTVYVVVLLLAFTTLVACFGYFSQVWKIEERLAENARNHAVLVSRIAAREIENKNYANVEKLLDALGDEELVVAAKAYTRFGHVFASDLDSRTHGALQVIDEDVLDAIQEQTTLTRETDAFHQFVLPVYRDGVGVGAVEITVSKQEIQDLKREIVMQTLILAGTLFFIFVPLATFLMYRSTHGISRVTEAANEAAQGFLDTKMKVDTIGEVGELQVAFRQMAVNLRNNIQRVEYLAHVDGITGLPNRLKFSNVATQLIDLSPNADGGMIFVDLDRFKAVNDMHGHVIGDRLLALVAERLSDMIKTFVDGRFQCKPFIARFTGDEFIVVLPGLADPDALKELSDLIVTKIRMPFRVDHLKLMVRASIGVALYPQDGKSADDVLRCADMAMFTAKDAGRDQTVIFDEGIRQKADEREKIERCLRTALDHDELTVFYQPKIDILTGQIMGSEALLRWEHPELGSVPPWKFIPLAEECGLMSSIGEFVLRQSLEDMNVIRDQGFDLSVAVNVAPVQFQSDSFTDRTLGILGESGFPLDKLELEITESSIMADPQRVYRQIVPIRDEGVEFAIDDFGTGYSSLNTLATMPFDTLKIDRSFVMNMAESEDRRVIVQLILMMAQQLRMKTVAEGIETRGQYDHLKAWGANFAQGYLWSPPVPFAAFRTMVRAGLDDPDADDGDDRSGKLRA, encoded by the coding sequence ATGCCCAGCATGAAGCACCTCCTTGAGCGCGGTCGCAGTGCGCTCGGCCGCGTGTTTGTTCGATCGACGGTCTATGTCGTCGTTCTGTTGCTTGCCTTCACCACGCTGGTCGCATGTTTCGGTTACTTCTCACAAGTCTGGAAGATTGAAGAGCGTCTCGCGGAAAACGCTCGCAATCACGCGGTGCTTGTTTCGCGTATTGCTGCGCGAGAGATTGAAAACAAGAACTACGCGAATGTCGAAAAGCTGCTCGATGCATTGGGAGACGAAGAGCTTGTCGTCGCGGCGAAGGCGTACACCCGGTTTGGACATGTTTTCGCAAGTGACCTCGACTCTCGCACCCATGGTGCGCTGCAAGTCATAGACGAAGATGTTCTTGATGCCATTCAGGAACAAACGACACTCACCCGTGAGACTGACGCGTTTCATCAGTTTGTTCTGCCTGTCTACCGTGACGGTGTCGGCGTTGGCGCGGTCGAAATTACCGTGTCAAAGCAGGAAATCCAGGATCTCAAGCGTGAGATCGTGATGCAGACCTTGATCCTGGCTGGAACCCTGTTTTTCATCTTTGTGCCCCTGGCGACTTTTCTGATGTACCGTTCAACCCACGGCATCAGCCGGGTCACAGAGGCGGCAAATGAAGCGGCCCAAGGCTTCCTCGATACGAAGATGAAAGTCGACACGATCGGGGAAGTCGGAGAGTTGCAGGTGGCATTCCGCCAAATGGCTGTGAATTTGCGCAACAATATTCAAAGGGTCGAATATCTCGCGCATGTTGACGGTATTACCGGTTTGCCCAACCGGCTAAAGTTCAGCAACGTTGCCACTCAACTTATTGACCTGTCGCCCAATGCCGACGGGGGAATGATTTTTGTCGATCTCGATCGCTTCAAAGCTGTCAATGACATGCACGGGCATGTGATCGGTGACAGGCTTTTGGCGCTTGTCGCCGAGCGGCTGAGCGACATGATCAAAACATTTGTTGATGGACGCTTCCAATGCAAGCCGTTTATCGCCCGTTTCACGGGTGACGAGTTCATTGTCGTGCTACCGGGACTGGCGGATCCCGACGCACTCAAGGAGCTGTCCGATCTTATCGTCACCAAAATCAGAATGCCATTCCGCGTCGACCATTTGAAGCTCATGGTGCGAGCAAGTATCGGCGTTGCGCTCTATCCTCAGGACGGAAAATCGGCCGATGATGTGCTGCGCTGCGCAGACATGGCGATGTTCACCGCAAAAGATGCCGGACGTGATCAAACAGTTATCTTTGACGAGGGTATTCGCCAGAAGGCTGATGAGCGCGAGAAAATCGAACGTTGCCTTCGAACCGCGCTCGACCACGATGAGTTGACGGTTTTCTATCAGCCGAAGATAGACATCTTGACTGGCCAAATCATGGGTTCTGAAGCGCTGCTGCGTTGGGAACATCCTGAGCTCGGCAGCGTGCCGCCGTGGAAGTTCATTCCACTTGCGGAAGAATGTGGGTTGATGTCTTCAATCGGTGAGTTCGTTCTGCGGCAGTCGCTTGAAGACATGAATGTTATACGAGATCAGGGGTTCGACCTCTCGGTCGCCGTAAATGTTGCGCCTGTCCAGTTCCAGTCAGACAGTTTCACAGATCGCACTCTGGGAATACTGGGTGAGAGCGGTTTTCCGCTCGACAAGCTGGAGCTTGAGATTACCGAGTCTAGCATTATGGCAGACCCGCAGCGTGTTTATCGCCAGATTGTGCCGATCAGGGACGAGGGCGTCGAGTTTGCGATCGATGACTTTGGCACAGGTTATTCAAGCCTGAATACGCTTGCGACCATGCCGTTTGATACGCTGAAGATCGACCGGTCCTTCGTGATGAACATGGCGGAAAGCGAGGACCGCAGAGTTATCGTGCAGCTCATCTTGATGATGGCGCAGCAGCTGCGGATGAAGACTGTCGCAGAAGGCATCGAAACGCGCGGACAATACGATCACCTCAAAGCATGGGGCGCGAATTTTGCGCAGGGTTATCTCTGGAGTCCGCCTGTGCCCTTTGCCGCTTTCAGAACGATGGTTCGCGCAGGCCTGGACGATCCAGATGCTGATGATGGGGATGACCGCTCAGGTAAACTGCGGGCCTAG
- the gluQRS gene encoding tRNA glutamyl-Q(34) synthetase GluQRS, with protein sequence MTQPVFRFAPSPNGKLHLGHAFSALLNFRAAEALSGRLLLRMEDIDVVRCTPEYEAVIVEDLRWLGIGWEEPVLRQSEQFDDYRAALGRLEGLGLVYRAFLTRAEIKRYVADFEAGGDIWPRDPDGAPLYPGDSAVLSEQELTARRKGDAAYALRLDMKAALSRLEKPLSWWEGPADESRARSVGDWNLGHDVVADPAAWGDVVLARKDTPTSYHLAVVVDDARQGITDVVRGKDIFPATSIHRLLQVLLSLPEPRYRHHELMLAENGQKLSKSNFDTSLQSLRASGVSIQDLATKFLNGSYVPG encoded by the coding sequence ATGACACAGCCGGTTTTCCGTTTTGCGCCTTCACCCAATGGCAAATTGCATTTGGGTCATGCTTTTTCGGCGCTGCTGAACTTCCGTGCCGCTGAGGCGCTGTCCGGGAGGCTTCTATTGCGGATGGAGGACATTGATGTCGTTCGGTGCACGCCAGAATATGAGGCAGTGATCGTCGAAGACCTGAGATGGCTTGGCATTGGTTGGGAAGAACCGGTCCTGCGGCAGTCAGAGCAATTCGATGATTACAGGGCGGCTCTTGGAAGGCTGGAAGGACTGGGCTTGGTGTATCGGGCTTTCCTTACCCGGGCAGAGATCAAGCGCTATGTCGCCGATTTTGAGGCCGGCGGGGACATCTGGCCGAGGGATCCTGACGGTGCGCCTCTTTATCCGGGAGACTCGGCGGTTCTGTCGGAGCAGGAGCTTACGGCGCGCCGAAAAGGTGATGCTGCCTATGCGCTCCGTCTGGATATGAAGGCTGCTCTAAGCAGGCTGGAGAAGCCGCTTTCCTGGTGGGAAGGCCCTGCGGACGAGTCAAGGGCACGGAGCGTTGGCGACTGGAACCTTGGGCATGACGTGGTCGCGGATCCTGCTGCGTGGGGAGACGTTGTCCTTGCGCGTAAGGATACACCGACGAGCTACCATCTCGCAGTTGTGGTGGATGACGCTCGCCAAGGCATAACGGATGTTGTCCGAGGTAAGGACATTTTTCCTGCAACTTCGATACATCGCTTGCTTCAGGTTCTGCTGTCCTTGCCTGAGCCGCGTTATCGGCACCATGAATTAATGTTGGCCGAGAACGGGCAAAAGCTCTCTAAATCTAATTTTGATACCAGCCTGCAATCGTTGCGTGCTTCGGGTGTTTCTATCCAGGATCTTGCGACTAAGTTTCTGAATGGCTCTTATGTTCCTGGGTGA
- a CDS encoding DNA-3-methyladenine glycosylase, with amino-acid sequence MNSIETLEDVEQGLAALLCQAPHLIPFAEQAGPLPLRRRSADFAGLAQIVMGQQVSVASAAAIFRRLEDLVTPLTAERLADHSDQALAGAGLSRPKIKTLRAVSQACNDGLDLTGLALRPAEEAHAELCQIKGIGRWSADIFLLFCAGHPDVFPSGDLALQNAVRDAFELEEKPSIRQLDERAEAWAPWRGIAARLFWAWYKFQKQGRETLPV; translated from the coding sequence GTGAACTCGATTGAAACCCTGGAAGATGTTGAGCAAGGACTGGCTGCGCTTCTATGCCAAGCCCCCCACCTTATCCCTTTTGCCGAGCAGGCAGGCCCGCTGCCACTTCGCCGGAGGTCTGCGGATTTTGCCGGTCTTGCCCAGATCGTGATGGGTCAGCAGGTGTCCGTCGCCAGCGCCGCGGCAATATTCCGCCGGCTTGAGGACCTCGTGACACCACTCACTGCCGAGAGATTGGCAGATCACTCGGATCAGGCGCTTGCCGGTGCCGGCCTGTCCCGCCCCAAGATCAAGACCCTTCGAGCTGTCTCGCAAGCATGCAACGATGGCCTAGACCTGACCGGCCTTGCCCTTCGACCCGCGGAGGAAGCCCACGCAGAACTGTGCCAGATCAAGGGCATCGGGCGGTGGAGCGCTGACATCTTCCTATTGTTTTGTGCAGGCCATCCGGACGTCTTTCCGAGCGGCGACCTCGCCCTACAAAACGCGGTCCGCGACGCGTTCGAACTTGAGGAGAAGCCCTCCATCAGGCAACTCGACGAACGTGCCGAGGCTTGGGCGCCCTGGCGGGGTATCGCGGCCCGACTCTTCTGGGCCTGGTACAAGTTTCAAAAGCAGGGGCGGGAAACTTTGCCGGTCTAG
- a CDS encoding alpha/beta hydrolase, protein MSQKDPQFITVGKSADARQIAVCHGPADGGPGLFWLSGFKSDMSGTKALALADHAAKKNLRCTRFDYSGHGLSSGDFEDACVSDWLEEALAVFDRFCTGPTVVVGSSMGGWIAMLLALSRRETGLLKGMVLIAPAVDFTEELMWKKRFSDEIRETILRDGRWQQSSAYAEEPYVITEKLITDGRKHLILDQPLATGCPVTILQGALDPDVPWQHAQRLAEALPEDDVTFSLVPDGDHRLSRPEDIVLLLRAVDALL, encoded by the coding sequence ATGAGCCAGAAAGATCCGCAATTCATCACGGTCGGAAAAAGCGCCGATGCGCGGCAAATTGCGGTTTGTCACGGCCCCGCTGACGGCGGTCCAGGTCTCTTCTGGCTGTCGGGCTTCAAGTCGGACATGAGCGGCACAAAGGCGCTTGCGCTCGCTGATCACGCAGCAAAGAAGAACCTGCGCTGCACCCGCTTCGATTATTCAGGACACGGTCTGTCGTCAGGTGATTTCGAAGACGCTTGCGTGTCTGATTGGCTTGAAGAGGCTCTGGCGGTATTTGATCGTTTTTGTACCGGCCCGACGGTTGTTGTGGGCTCTTCTATGGGGGGCTGGATCGCGATGCTCTTAGCGCTTTCTCGCCGCGAAACTGGACTGCTGAAAGGCATGGTCTTGATCGCGCCAGCGGTCGATTTCACCGAAGAACTCATGTGGAAAAAGCGCTTCAGCGATGAGATCCGTGAGACGATCCTGCGGGACGGGCGATGGCAACAATCCTCTGCCTACGCGGAGGAGCCTTATGTGATCACCGAAAAGCTGATCACGGATGGGCGCAAGCACCTGATTCTCGATCAACCTCTCGCGACTGGCTGCCCGGTGACCATCCTGCAAGGTGCGCTTGATCCCGACGTGCCTTGGCAGCATGCTCAGCGATTGGCAGAGGCGCTTCCGGAAGATGATGTGACCTTTTCACTGGTTCCTGATGGTGACCACCGACTGTCTCGTCCCGAAGACATTGTGCTTCTGCTACGTGCTGTGGATGCTCTGCTTTAA
- a CDS encoding glycosyltransferase family 4 protein codes for MSIQKSKPVVLQVIPDLETGGAERTTVDIAKALTDAGWTALIASEGGRLVAELESFGAHHITLPVKSKNPLTIWRNAAGLGQLIRDWNVDLIHARSRAPAWSALLAARREKIPFVTTYHGVYNQKSRIKAFYNSVMARGDTVIANSRYTANLIQKRHPEAAGKITIIHRGSDLGALAPETVSSERRKTLADAWNVDADQPIILNMGRLTTWKGQGIVIDAMAKLTEAGDSQTIAVLAGDSQGRDKYLAELRAQIAGHGLEDRVLLVGHCADVPAALSLADVAVVASVEAEAFGRAAVEAQAAHVPVIVSDLGAVPETVLAPPERSNAERTGWRVPPGQSDALAETIRQVLDLKREDRQAVTERAARHVRANFSIEAMCEKTLKVYRSLLSDQGLDQLR; via the coding sequence GTGTCCATTCAAAAGAGCAAGCCGGTCGTCCTGCAGGTCATTCCCGATCTGGAAACAGGCGGCGCCGAACGTACGACCGTCGACATTGCCAAGGCGCTGACAGATGCCGGCTGGACGGCTCTTATAGCTAGCGAAGGTGGCCGTCTTGTTGCGGAGCTCGAGAGCTTTGGCGCTCATCACATCACACTGCCGGTCAAATCGAAAAACCCCCTCACGATCTGGCGCAATGCCGCAGGGCTTGGCCAGCTGATCCGTGACTGGAATGTCGATCTGATTCACGCGCGCAGCCGCGCACCGGCGTGGTCGGCGCTTCTGGCGGCGCGGCGCGAAAAAATCCCTTTCGTGACCACCTATCACGGTGTTTACAATCAAAAGTCCCGGATCAAGGCCTTCTACAATTCTGTCATGGCTCGCGGTGATACCGTCATCGCCAACTCTCGCTACACGGCGAATTTGATCCAGAAGCGGCATCCCGAAGCGGCGGGAAAAATCACGATCATTCACCGCGGATCAGACCTGGGCGCGCTGGCACCGGAGACTGTCTCTTCAGAACGCCGCAAAACGCTGGCGGACGCATGGAATGTCGATGCGGATCAGCCCATCATTCTCAACATGGGACGCCTGACCACCTGGAAGGGTCAGGGCATCGTGATCGACGCCATGGCAAAGCTGACGGAGGCGGGCGACAGTCAGACGATCGCCGTTCTGGCAGGCGACTCCCAGGGACGTGACAAATACCTTGCCGAACTGAGGGCGCAGATCGCGGGCCACGGTCTTGAGGACCGAGTCCTTCTTGTCGGGCACTGCGCTGACGTTCCAGCGGCCCTGTCGCTCGCTGATGTCGCCGTCGTCGCATCTGTGGAAGCTGAAGCCTTCGGCCGCGCCGCGGTCGAAGCGCAGGCCGCGCATGTGCCGGTGATTGTTTCAGATCTCGGCGCTGTGCCCGAAACGGTTTTGGCTCCACCGGAAAGAAGCAATGCCGAGCGGACCGGATGGCGCGTTCCCCCGGGACAGTCGGATGCCCTTGCAGAAACAATCCGCCAGGTCCTGGATCTCAAGCGTGAAGATAGGCAAGCCGTCACTGAACGAGCCGCCCGCCACGTGCGCGCAAATTTTTCCATCGAGGCAATGTGCGAAAAGACGCTGAAGGTCTACCGGAGCCTGCTGTCTGATCAGGGCCTGGACCAACTGCGCTGA
- the thpR gene encoding RNA 2',3'-cyclic phosphodiesterase, producing MPRLFTGFEIPSQTGLLLSMLRGGLRGTRWIDPENYHITLRFIGDIDDRTADEVANALDRIRRQPVEIRLNGLGSFGNGKPHAVWARVEPSPELAELQAEHERILQRIGLPCERRKYTPHVTLGRCRTSSNEDVARWLAEHGNFQAAPFVAGRFVLFSAKASVGGGPYLVEEAYPLAA from the coding sequence ATGCCGCGCTTGTTTACTGGCTTTGAGATTCCGTCCCAGACGGGTCTCTTGCTGTCGATGCTCCGGGGAGGCCTTCGGGGCACACGCTGGATCGATCCCGAGAACTATCACATCACGCTCCGCTTCATTGGCGACATTGACGACCGCACGGCAGATGAAGTGGCCAATGCGCTGGATCGGATTAGGCGCCAGCCCGTCGAAATTCGCCTGAACGGGCTTGGTTCTTTTGGCAATGGCAAGCCGCATGCGGTTTGGGCTAGGGTGGAACCCTCGCCAGAGCTTGCGGAGTTGCAGGCCGAGCATGAGCGGATCCTGCAACGGATCGGCCTGCCCTGCGAACGCCGCAAATATACACCGCATGTGACGCTTGGTCGTTGCCGAACGTCTTCCAATGAAGATGTCGCCAGGTGGCTGGCAGAACACGGGAACTTCCAGGCGGCACCCTTTGTCGCCGGGCGGTTTGTTCTCTTTTCCGCCAAGGCCAGTGTCGGTGGCGGTCCCTACCTGGTTGAAGAGGCCTACCCTTTGGCTGCGTGA
- a CDS encoding aldo/keto reductase, with protein sequence MDYRRLGRTDLNVSSLCLGTMTYGEQNSEAEGHAQMDLALDRGVNFFDAAELYSIPPNRETQGRTERIIGTWFKARGTRDKVIMATKVVGRSDMDWFRENGAKAKLTREQIEFAVDRSLRNLQTDYIDLYQLHWPDRNVSAFGSNPTRWKDVEPADDENSIESTLEVLSDLVKAGKIRHVGLSNESAWGTMSFVNAAERHGLPRVASIQNAYSLVNRTFETGLAEISLREDVSLLAYSALAQGYLTGKYRDGATPKGARKTLFNRMQRYETPGAEETFNEYLDLAADAGLNPSQMALAFAHTRSFMTSVILGATRLDQLEQDLDVVDMTLSDEVLAKIDDIHQRRGNPCP encoded by the coding sequence ATGGATTATCGCCGTCTCGGTCGCACCGATTTGAACGTCAGCTCCCTTTGTCTCGGCACCATGACTTATGGTGAGCAGAACAGCGAAGCTGAAGGCCACGCGCAGATGGACCTCGCCCTCGATCGCGGGGTCAATTTCTTCGATGCAGCGGAACTCTATTCGATCCCGCCCAACCGGGAGACGCAGGGCCGGACCGAGCGAATCATCGGCACCTGGTTCAAGGCCCGAGGAACCCGCGACAAGGTCATCATGGCCACCAAAGTTGTCGGCCGTTCCGACATGGACTGGTTCCGTGAGAATGGCGCGAAGGCAAAGCTGACCCGCGAACAGATTGAGTTTGCTGTCGACCGGAGCCTTCGGAATCTTCAGACGGACTACATAGATCTCTATCAGTTGCACTGGCCGGACCGTAACGTTTCTGCCTTCGGTAGCAACCCCACCCGGTGGAAGGACGTCGAGCCGGCCGACGACGAGAATTCTATCGAAAGCACACTTGAGGTGCTCTCCGACCTGGTGAAGGCGGGCAAGATTCGCCACGTCGGGCTCTCGAACGAGAGCGCCTGGGGCACCATGAGTTTCGTCAATGCCGCCGAACGCCATGGTCTGCCGCGGGTTGCCTCGATCCAGAATGCCTATTCTCTGGTGAACCGCACCTTCGAGACGGGTCTTGCCGAGATCTCGCTTCGGGAGGATGTTTCGCTACTTGCCTATTCGGCACTCGCGCAGGGGTATCTGACCGGAAAATATCGTGACGGCGCCACGCCGAAGGGCGCCCGGAAGACGCTGTTCAATCGGATGCAACGGTATGAAACGCCGGGTGCGGAAGAGACGTTCAATGAGTATCTGGACCTTGCAGCGGATGCTGGTCTCAATCCTTCGCAGATGGCGTTGGCGTTTGCGCACACCCGCAGCTTCATGACCTCCGTCATTCTGGGGGCAACCCGTCTCGATCAACTGGAGCAGGATCTGGATGTGGTCGACATGACCCTTTCGGACGAAGTTCTGGCCAAGATTGATGACATTCATCAACGCCGCGGCAACCCCTGCCCATAG
- a CDS encoding arylesterase: MRTNLYQFVILFLLALGLPTAVSATEALKLVVLGDSLSAGYQLAPGEGFPSQLQKTLSEKGYAIEVINAGVSGDTSSGGLGRLDWSVGPDVDAVIVELGANDMLRGIAPELTRENLTEIVSRLRERGVEVLVAGMLAQRNLGDEYANAFDPIYADVATAHDALLYPFFLEGVALNPELNLPDGMHPTGEGVSVIVQNMLPKVEELLKRAGSS; the protein is encoded by the coding sequence ATGCGTACAAATTTGTATCAGTTTGTCATACTTTTCCTGCTCGCACTCGGTTTGCCGACCGCGGTTTCTGCAACGGAAGCTTTAAAGCTCGTCGTTCTGGGGGACAGTTTGTCCGCCGGATACCAGCTTGCGCCTGGGGAAGGTTTTCCCAGTCAGCTTCAAAAAACCTTGTCCGAAAAGGGCTATGCAATCGAGGTGATCAACGCCGGTGTCTCGGGTGACACGTCTTCAGGTGGCCTAGGCCGTCTTGACTGGTCGGTTGGCCCGGATGTCGATGCCGTGATTGTCGAGCTTGGTGCGAACGACATGCTTAGGGGCATCGCACCGGAACTGACCAGAGAGAACCTCACTGAGATTGTCTCACGACTGAGGGAGCGTGGTGTCGAAGTGCTTGTGGCAGGCATGTTGGCACAGCGTAATCTCGGTGATGAATACGCCAACGCCTTCGACCCGATCTATGCGGACGTGGCCACTGCGCATGACGCGCTGCTCTATCCGTTTTTCCTCGAAGGGGTGGCCCTCAACCCGGAGCTTAACCTTCCAGATGGAATGCATCCGACCGGAGAGGGCGTTTCCGTGATTGTCCAGAATATGTTACCAAAGGTCGAAGAACTTCTGAAACGAGCCGGTTCATCCTGA
- a CDS encoding ABC transporter ATP-binding protein, whose product MTNGPAIALKDVHLSLGEGAGRVHILKGIDLTIEDGTAVGLVGPSGSGKSTLLMVMAGLERSDSGQVQVAGSELSPLSEDELARFRGQTVGIIFQSFHLVPNMTALENVAVPLELSGDAAAFDKARLELESVGLGHRLHHYPAQMSGGEQQRVAVARALVVHPKILIADEPTGNLDDDTGTQIVELMFKAQRERHMTLVLVTHDPALAQRCDRMIRVRSGEIEEEDNAASLTRETAEAPL is encoded by the coding sequence ATGACAAATGGACCGGCTATCGCTCTCAAAGACGTACATCTCAGTCTGGGAGAGGGCGCAGGAAGGGTCCATATTCTCAAGGGCATTGATCTGACCATCGAAGACGGAACCGCGGTCGGCCTGGTCGGCCCCTCCGGCTCCGGCAAATCGACATTGCTCATGGTAATGGCGGGGCTGGAGCGCTCTGATAGCGGTCAGGTGCAGGTCGCAGGCAGCGAACTTTCTCCCTTGTCGGAAGATGAACTGGCGCGTTTCCGTGGGCAAACCGTCGGGATCATCTTTCAGTCCTTCCACCTCGTCCCGAACATGACCGCTCTGGAAAACGTCGCAGTTCCGCTTGAATTGTCAGGGGATGCTGCTGCGTTCGACAAAGCGCGTCTGGAGCTCGAATCCGTCGGACTTGGCCATCGCCTGCATCACTATCCAGCCCAGATGTCCGGCGGCGAGCAACAACGCGTGGCGGTCGCACGGGCCTTGGTGGTCCACCCCAAGATCCTGATTGCCGATGAGCCCACTGGCAACCTTGACGACGACACCGGAACACAGATTGTTGAACTCATGTTCAAGGCGCAAAGGGAGCGCCACATGACATTGGTCCTAGTGACCCATGACCCGGCCCTGGCCCAACGTTGCGACAGGATGATCCGGGTCCGCTCAGGCGAAATCGAAGAAGAAGACAATGCTGCAAGCCTCACGCGCGAGACCGCAGAGGCGCCTCTATGA